The following coding sequences lie in one Arachis stenosperma cultivar V10309 chromosome 5, arast.V10309.gnm1.PFL2, whole genome shotgun sequence genomic window:
- the LOC130979090 gene encoding uncharacterized protein LOC130979090 has translation MASKLHVRSNSLPNGSHPCSSRVRDQLKNLKAFEATSTSESIVTSLSFLEDLYSSLDDLLNVASTQKIISQQQGDKCIEEILDGSMKVLDICGITRDTVMQIKENVQFLHSALRRRKGDSTIETSIAEYNSFSKKMKKNVNKVITSLKQLQSKFGASQLLNEEVMSVLREVIAMNVSIFQSLLTFFARPASKSKAAKWMNKLMHKGVVASEDNSENCNELQLVDATLNILLKEGANGSNMKVAHEQLEDLEIAIESIEIRLESLFRSMIKTKTSLLNILSQ, from the coding sequence ATGGCAAGCAAGTTGCATGTTCGATCAAACAGTTTGCCAAATGGATCTCATCCATGCTCCTCCAGAGTAAGAGATCAATTGAAGAACCTCAAGGCTTTCGAAGCAACTTCGACGTCTGAGTCAATTGTCACTAGCTTGTCCTTTTTGGAAGATCTATACTCTTCTTTGGATGATCTTCTCAATGTTGCATCAACCCAAAAGATCATCTCTCAACAACAAGGTGACAAATGCATTGAAGAAATCTTGGATGGATCCATGAAGGTCTTGGATATATGTGGCATCACAAGGGACACAGTTATGCAGATCAAGGAGAATGTGCAATTCCTTCATTCAGCTCTTAGAAGGAGAAAGGGTGATTCAACCATCGAAACAAGCATAGCTGAATACAATTCCTTCtcaaagaagatgaagaaaaatgTCAACAAGGTGATCACATCCTTGAAGCAGCTACAAAGCAAATTTGGAGCATCTCAACTGTTGAATGAAGAAGTGATGAGTGTTTTAAGAGAAGTGATTGCAATGAATGTGTCTATCTTCCAATCCCTTTTGACATTTTTCGCTCGTCCAGCTTCGAAGTCAAAGGCAGCCAAATGGATGAACAAGTTGATGCATAAAGGAGTGGTTGCATCTGAAGATAACTCAGAGAATTGCAATGAATTGCAATTGGTGGATGCAACTTTGAACATCCTTTTAAAAGAAGGTGCTAATGGTTCCAACATGAAAGTAGCACATGAGCAATTGGAGGATTTGGAGATTGCAATTGAAAGCATTGAGATTAGATTAGAAAGCCTATTTAGGAGCATGATTAAGACTAAGACATCCCTTTTGAACATATTATCCCAATAG